One Euphorbia lathyris chromosome 1, ddEupLath1.1, whole genome shotgun sequence DNA segment encodes these proteins:
- the LOC136205991 gene encoding DNA-directed RNA polymerases II, IV and V subunit 12, which translates to MDSQPEPVSYICGDCGMENTLKTGDVIQCRECGYRILYKKRTRRIVQYEAR; encoded by the exons ATGGATTCTCAACCTGAGCCAGTCAGCTACATCTGTGGAG ATTGTGGGATGGAAAATACTTTGAAGACCGGTGATGTCATTCAATGCCGTGAGTGTGGTTACCGTATCCTATACAAGAAGCGTACCCGTCGAA TTGTCCAGTACGAGGCACGTTGA
- the LOC136206001 gene encoding kinesin-like protein KIN-7H isoform X1 gives MGAADEENMAQQSGEDKILVSVRLRPLNEKELARNDVPDWECINENTVIYRNNLSVSERSMYPTAYVFDQVFRPDCATRQVYESGAKEVALSVVNGINSSIFAYGQTSSGKTYTMSGITEYTVEDIYDYLDKHKEREFILKFSAMEIYNESVRDLLSTDATPLRLLDDPEKGTVVERLTEETLRDWNHFKELLFVCEAQRQIGETSMNEASSRSHQILRLTIESSAREFLGNDKSSTLAATVNFVDLAGSERASQSMSAGMRLKEGCHINRSLLTLGTVIRKLSKGRNGHVPFRDSKLTRILQSSLGGNAKTAIICTISPARSHVEQSRNTLLFASCAKDVATNARVNVVVSDKALVKQLQRELARLESDRRTTGSNSVASDSTALLREKDLQIEKLLKEVADLNQQLDIAHAQIEHILREAEDDRSSIISAEPDHHYPQLRVRSSFRSENSISYSPTVEDPRFLDYSMRSFNTSQFSTGDTSSISGNSVHLADFDENFVPTNFSQELPNSIANPNLDGNNLHESDSKEQTEDDACKEVQCITETGSNTNSSSNSQILETGSQRYADSNDSSRNTDTCKSGLSEAENDDTGTKELRTPPLEEQTELSLLNYDFIVPSPEKPTPWVPDVVSRSRSFNMIRSRSCRARLIDSPSRFEMVERNKGLPPIGLKKDFTRDFEGSTTTKEAIDIDKSARHSTSTSICSDDYQMHSISSPIDFNSNASVSDLDAGMKHMVDVHLEQETRSKAIEATKNMKNVGLDPIEVDLESSSNNWPTEFKRLQQHIIELWQSCCVSLIHRTYFFLLFNGDPSDSFYMEVEVRKLTFLRDTFFKGNETMVDGRILSLASSKKALNEERQMLCRQIEKRLSREEKENLFLKWGVQLNASNRRMQVVHRLWTKTTDMDHIIESATLIAKLVGFEGQEQTLKNMFGLLNFTPQQRRRKSSIWKRSVLFRL, from the exons ATGGGGGCAGCTGATGAAGAGAATATGGCACAGCAGAGTGGTGAGGACAAAATTCTTGTTTCAGTTCGGTTGCGGCCTTTGAATGAGAAGGAACTTGCAAGAAATGACGTACCGGATTGGGAGTGTATCAATGAGAACACTGTCATTTATCGGAATAATCTTTCAGTTTCAGAGAGATCCATGTACCCAACTGCCTATGTCTTTG ACCAAGTATTTAGGCCTGATTGTGCCACAAGGCAGGTGTACGAGTCAGGGGCTAAAGAGGTTGCACTATCAGTTGTCAACGGTATAAACT CAAGCATATTTGCATATGGGCAAACAAGTAGTGGAAAGACCTACACCATGAGTGGTATAACTGAGTACACTGTAGAAGATATATATGACTATTTAGACAAG CACAAGGAAAGagaatttatattgaaattctCTGCCATGGAAATTTACAATGAATCTGTCAGAGATCTTCTTAGTACGGACGCAACTCCTCTTCGGCTGCTAGATGATCCAGAG AAAGGGACTGTTGTTGAGAGGCTCACAGAGGAAACTCTAAGGGACTGGAATCATTTTAAAGAACTTCTATTTGTGTGTGAAG CTCAAAGACAAATAGGGGAGACTTCCATGAATGAAGCAAGCTCTAGATCTCATCAGATCCTGAGACTG ACAATTGAAAGTTCTGCACGCGAGTTTTTAGGCAATGACAAGTCAAGCACCCTTGCAGCAACTGTG AATTTTGTTGATCTCGCAGGAAGTGAGCGTGCATCACAGTCTATGTCAGCTGGCATGAGGTTGAAAGAAGGGTGCCACATAAATCGCAGTTTACTGACATTAGGAACTGTTATCCGTAAGCTAAG CAAAGGAAGAAACGGGCATGTTCCTTTTAGAGACTCAAAACTGACCCGCATTCTGCAGTCTTCCTTGGGAGGCAATGCAAAGACTGCCATCATATGTACTATAAGCCCTGCACGGAGCCATGTTGAGCAGTCTAGAAACACCCTTCTGTTTGCAAGCTGTGCTAAAGACGTGGCAACCAATGCTCGTGTTAATGTGGTTGTGTCTGATAAAGCATTGGTAAAGCAACTGCAAAGAGAATTGGCTAGATTAGAGAGCGATAGGCGAACTACTGGATCAAATTCTGTCGCTTCAGATTCCACAGCATTACTGAGAGAAAAAGACCTTCAGATTGAAAAG CTACTGAAAGAAGTTGCAGATCTGAATCAACAACTAGATATCGCTCATGCTCAGATTGAAcacatactgagagaagctgaGGATGATAGATCATCAATAATATCA GCAGAACCAGATCATCATTACCCTCAACTGCGAGTTCGAAGCTCATTTAGATCTGAAAATTCAATTTCATATTCACCCACTGTGGAAGATCCTCGGTTCCTAGATTATAGCATGAGATCTTTTAATACATCGCAATTCTCAACCGGAGACACTAGTAGTATTTCAGGGAATTCTGTCCATCTTGCTGACTTTGATGAGAATTTTGTTCCAACAAATTTCTCTCAAGAACTACCAAATTCTATTGCTAACCCTAACCTTGATGGAAACAATCTACATGAGTCAGATAGTAAAGAACAAACTGAGGATGATGCTTGCAAGGAAGTGCAATGCATCACAGAGACAGGATCAAATACGAATAGTAGTTCAAATTCACAAATTTTGGAGACTGGCTCTCAAAGATATGCAGACTCTAATGACTCATCTCGTAATACGGACACATGCAAGTCAGGTTTGAGTGAGGCTGAAAATGATGACACTGGAACTAAAGAATTAAGGACACCCCCATTAGAGGAGCAAACAGAGTTGAGTCTCTTGAATTATGATTTTATAGTACCATCTCCTGAAAAACCAACTCCATGGGTGCCAGATGTCGTATCTAGGTCTAGAAGCTTCAACATGATCAGGAGTAGAAGTTGTAGGGCAAGACTTATAGATAGTCCTTCAAGGTTTGAGATGGTAGAAAGGAACAAAGGCCTCCCACCAATCGGGTTGAAGAAAGATTTCACAAGGGACTTTGAAGGCTCTACAACAACCAAGGAAGCTATTGATATTGACAAATCAGCAAGACACAGCACTTCAACTTCTATATGTAGTGATGATTATCAAATGCACAGCATTTCGAGTCCCATTGACTTCAACAGCAATGCTAGTGTTAGTGACTTGGATGCAGGAATGAAGCACATGGTAGATGTTCATTTG GAACAAGAAACAAGATCAAAGGCCATTGAAGCTACAAAGAACATGAAAAATGTAGGATTGGATCCAATTGAAGTTGATTTGGAGAGTAGTAGTAACAACTGGCCCACAGAATTTAAGAGGCTCCAACAGCATATTATCGAACTTTGGCAGTCTTGTTGCGTGTCACTGATACACAGGACCTACTTCTTCCTGCTGTTCAATGGTGATCCATCTGATTCATTCTACATGGAAGTTGAGGTCAGGAAGCTAACTTTCCTCAGAGACACATTCTTCAAGGGTAATGAAACTATGGTAGATGGAAGGATTCTAAGTCTCGCTTCAAG CAAGAAAGCATTGAAtgaagagagacagatgttatgTAGACAAATAGAGAAGAGGCTATCaagagaagaaaaagagaaCCTATTCCTAAAATGGGGAGTACAGTTGAATGCAAGCAATAGAAGGATGCAAGTAGTACACAGGTTGTGGACAAAGACAACAGACATGGACCATATAATAGAAAGTGCAACTCTAATTGCAAAACTGGTTGGTTTTGAAGGGCAAGAGCAAACTTTGAAAAATATGTTTGGACTTCTCAATTTTACACCACAACAACGAAGGAGGAAATCTTCTATTTGGAAACGCTCCGTATTGTTTCGTTTGTAA
- the LOC136206001 gene encoding kinesin-like protein KIN-7H isoform X2: MRRNLQEMTYRIGSVSMRTLSFIGIIFQFQRDPCTQLPMSLVYESGAKEVALSVVNGINSSIFAYGQTSSGKTYTMSGITEYTVEDIYDYLDKHKEREFILKFSAMEIYNESVRDLLSTDATPLRLLDDPEKGTVVERLTEETLRDWNHFKELLFVCEAQRQIGETSMNEASSRSHQILRLTIESSAREFLGNDKSSTLAATVNFVDLAGSERASQSMSAGMRLKEGCHINRSLLTLGTVIRKLSKGRNGHVPFRDSKLTRILQSSLGGNAKTAIICTISPARSHVEQSRNTLLFASCAKDVATNARVNVVVSDKALVKQLQRELARLESDRRTTGSNSVASDSTALLREKDLQIEKLLKEVADLNQQLDIAHAQIEHILREAEDDRSSIISAEPDHHYPQLRVRSSFRSENSISYSPTVEDPRFLDYSMRSFNTSQFSTGDTSSISGNSVHLADFDENFVPTNFSQELPNSIANPNLDGNNLHESDSKEQTEDDACKEVQCITETGSNTNSSSNSQILETGSQRYADSNDSSRNTDTCKSGLSEAENDDTGTKELRTPPLEEQTELSLLNYDFIVPSPEKPTPWVPDVVSRSRSFNMIRSRSCRARLIDSPSRFEMVERNKGLPPIGLKKDFTRDFEGSTTTKEAIDIDKSARHSTSTSICSDDYQMHSISSPIDFNSNASVSDLDAGMKHMVDVHLEQETRSKAIEATKNMKNVGLDPIEVDLESSSNNWPTEFKRLQQHIIELWQSCCVSLIHRTYFFLLFNGDPSDSFYMEVEVRKLTFLRDTFFKGNETMVDGRILSLASSKKALNEERQMLCRQIEKRLSREEKENLFLKWGVQLNASNRRMQVVHRLWTKTTDMDHIIESATLIAKLVGFEGQEQTLKNMFGLLNFTPQQRRRKSSIWKRSVLFRL, translated from the exons ATGAGAAGGAACTTGCAAGAAATGACGTACCGGATTGGGAGTGTATCAATGAGAACACTGTCATTTATCGGAATAATCTTTCAGTTTCAGAGAGATCCATGTACCCAACTGCCTATGTCTTTG GTGTACGAGTCAGGGGCTAAAGAGGTTGCACTATCAGTTGTCAACGGTATAAACT CAAGCATATTTGCATATGGGCAAACAAGTAGTGGAAAGACCTACACCATGAGTGGTATAACTGAGTACACTGTAGAAGATATATATGACTATTTAGACAAG CACAAGGAAAGagaatttatattgaaattctCTGCCATGGAAATTTACAATGAATCTGTCAGAGATCTTCTTAGTACGGACGCAACTCCTCTTCGGCTGCTAGATGATCCAGAG AAAGGGACTGTTGTTGAGAGGCTCACAGAGGAAACTCTAAGGGACTGGAATCATTTTAAAGAACTTCTATTTGTGTGTGAAG CTCAAAGACAAATAGGGGAGACTTCCATGAATGAAGCAAGCTCTAGATCTCATCAGATCCTGAGACTG ACAATTGAAAGTTCTGCACGCGAGTTTTTAGGCAATGACAAGTCAAGCACCCTTGCAGCAACTGTG AATTTTGTTGATCTCGCAGGAAGTGAGCGTGCATCACAGTCTATGTCAGCTGGCATGAGGTTGAAAGAAGGGTGCCACATAAATCGCAGTTTACTGACATTAGGAACTGTTATCCGTAAGCTAAG CAAAGGAAGAAACGGGCATGTTCCTTTTAGAGACTCAAAACTGACCCGCATTCTGCAGTCTTCCTTGGGAGGCAATGCAAAGACTGCCATCATATGTACTATAAGCCCTGCACGGAGCCATGTTGAGCAGTCTAGAAACACCCTTCTGTTTGCAAGCTGTGCTAAAGACGTGGCAACCAATGCTCGTGTTAATGTGGTTGTGTCTGATAAAGCATTGGTAAAGCAACTGCAAAGAGAATTGGCTAGATTAGAGAGCGATAGGCGAACTACTGGATCAAATTCTGTCGCTTCAGATTCCACAGCATTACTGAGAGAAAAAGACCTTCAGATTGAAAAG CTACTGAAAGAAGTTGCAGATCTGAATCAACAACTAGATATCGCTCATGCTCAGATTGAAcacatactgagagaagctgaGGATGATAGATCATCAATAATATCA GCAGAACCAGATCATCATTACCCTCAACTGCGAGTTCGAAGCTCATTTAGATCTGAAAATTCAATTTCATATTCACCCACTGTGGAAGATCCTCGGTTCCTAGATTATAGCATGAGATCTTTTAATACATCGCAATTCTCAACCGGAGACACTAGTAGTATTTCAGGGAATTCTGTCCATCTTGCTGACTTTGATGAGAATTTTGTTCCAACAAATTTCTCTCAAGAACTACCAAATTCTATTGCTAACCCTAACCTTGATGGAAACAATCTACATGAGTCAGATAGTAAAGAACAAACTGAGGATGATGCTTGCAAGGAAGTGCAATGCATCACAGAGACAGGATCAAATACGAATAGTAGTTCAAATTCACAAATTTTGGAGACTGGCTCTCAAAGATATGCAGACTCTAATGACTCATCTCGTAATACGGACACATGCAAGTCAGGTTTGAGTGAGGCTGAAAATGATGACACTGGAACTAAAGAATTAAGGACACCCCCATTAGAGGAGCAAACAGAGTTGAGTCTCTTGAATTATGATTTTATAGTACCATCTCCTGAAAAACCAACTCCATGGGTGCCAGATGTCGTATCTAGGTCTAGAAGCTTCAACATGATCAGGAGTAGAAGTTGTAGGGCAAGACTTATAGATAGTCCTTCAAGGTTTGAGATGGTAGAAAGGAACAAAGGCCTCCCACCAATCGGGTTGAAGAAAGATTTCACAAGGGACTTTGAAGGCTCTACAACAACCAAGGAAGCTATTGATATTGACAAATCAGCAAGACACAGCACTTCAACTTCTATATGTAGTGATGATTATCAAATGCACAGCATTTCGAGTCCCATTGACTTCAACAGCAATGCTAGTGTTAGTGACTTGGATGCAGGAATGAAGCACATGGTAGATGTTCATTTG GAACAAGAAACAAGATCAAAGGCCATTGAAGCTACAAAGAACATGAAAAATGTAGGATTGGATCCAATTGAAGTTGATTTGGAGAGTAGTAGTAACAACTGGCCCACAGAATTTAAGAGGCTCCAACAGCATATTATCGAACTTTGGCAGTCTTGTTGCGTGTCACTGATACACAGGACCTACTTCTTCCTGCTGTTCAATGGTGATCCATCTGATTCATTCTACATGGAAGTTGAGGTCAGGAAGCTAACTTTCCTCAGAGACACATTCTTCAAGGGTAATGAAACTATGGTAGATGGAAGGATTCTAAGTCTCGCTTCAAG CAAGAAAGCATTGAAtgaagagagacagatgttatgTAGACAAATAGAGAAGAGGCTATCaagagaagaaaaagagaaCCTATTCCTAAAATGGGGAGTACAGTTGAATGCAAGCAATAGAAGGATGCAAGTAGTACACAGGTTGTGGACAAAGACAACAGACATGGACCATATAATAGAAAGTGCAACTCTAATTGCAAAACTGGTTGGTTTTGAAGGGCAAGAGCAAACTTTGAAAAATATGTTTGGACTTCTCAATTTTACACCACAACAACGAAGGAGGAAATCTTCTATTTGGAAACGCTCCGTATTGTTTCGTTTGTAA